In a genomic window of Plasmodium malariae genome assembly, chromosome: 4:
- the RAD2 gene encoding DNA repair protein RAD2, putative encodes MGVKGLWSIVSPVGVRVNPEIFTGKRIAIDVSIWLYELTYANNMKVLRNNSFDHLGIFNDLWLDFSENMNNEIKTDSLKKAHLYFFFLRICKLLYYNIRPIFVFDGNPPELKRKTIFQRSIKRRNHEERFKKTAEKLIYNYYQRTLLKSLKNKKSTSNRQMEYEKGALDKNGITNYTAPPSNNLVEIYDSIKEKDASLSSMVEQVGNVQVSVKDVLSICNDDDLKKIQNKVFTLTDMDILTKLSDQNEVSNRSRLTNDNKEVEKKKDTMETSGRTEDNEMCGKDHVDVENGDSDVHNDNEGDKDENDNENDNASENEEIPAIRNNDNANNIDNEINEEIVRKKIIARKKYYENIPKNFKGFLCMRRPVDIIDISNYNTDIMEFTERLKVNDGKYGRKGNTDNITFKKYGTSSNIVGTMVQVDEKGRDDFMHGRTGYYTGGSKENRVENCGECSGSNSSYNYDGNNNDSAGEGNVFDIEHIHSSNDTLYRTVARDNYSTGANAGDSTKAIANVGVNVGADVDSDDRPSEKSVGSNVEKGKKDINILELPSTISSSNLFLDGKDEYKVYYVNNEEIKIPMFKEINKEIFEKLPIKLQYQILQDIKEEWYTDNRIKAIKSKDNMDIFSQVQLETYVRMIKTDFEIEKLKIKMAENIQNVEGELIINKELSKRFDSLHIRDYNDIKKMKKRKRKKYINDILNNCYFENQSGAYEDLYIKEEGGEKEMGVVSLIEIGAGEGAVTMDVAEEESQAGNDEYTKRHNREIDESCNTKEWNKGVELRTIQMRIFKKEETEEEKKKAFIKMENEFRKDLLLDDKEIFGNDFLDMVVVNQKEDLKNMNSSGDDKFIPKCNQEREKEAVKYIDLIDVECESSKRYRKSVSNAPYGEVINICGEEKAVDIGEHNEIKSVLLDKTNGESGQLKEASLIHDIEGTEERRNGASSELSSYVVVDDDEVDSDHVVHVDDDDDDDDDDNDDNDDNDDVVHVDVDDDDDDDNDDDDNDDDDNVVHVVDDDNNVQGDNDDDFENCSVQEKEVFDDRALHHGQDVEIDLTYEDELPDGGRKMDVSELAMDDPFERVSRDNNDEDGNEANDEDGGVVFACVSNADRDINSLDGSRIRSCSSNVSESAAGKGGNNEVYICTTDNCKYGYEDEDENRFNNKIIEESSDMREDKINVLEDQQMEAKGPVDRDKEGDYEPINRSIDKLAFQQECEESKQNEEIKGEKKCINEHFSESPHDDGKQMNAPDELIKVRSRKSFLTKEEINNLLLNKGDISNVGKEVSHFELILNTKELMDKFTAEMDGGGDDAIDGNRHFEQSESVQHMDQDDCAYFEYLEDSKVIDSYINETNKEKDELIKEYKKLKKNNIEINDEMNDDIKLLLNFFGIPYVQSPCEAEAQCSYLNNQNYCDAIISDDSDVLVFSGKTIIKNFFNRKKTVEVYEKKLIEDKLGLYQEELINISLLCGCDYTIGVYGIGIVNALEIIKAFPSFDDLKILKEIVSNPFRDINMDNYNDDIKHFLETHKNYKLNWVFPNNFPDRQVYKCFKYPKVCTDIKKFEWHFPNISHITKFLNTATNIPEEKIFNVLNPILLKYDIKVRSYQLKIEDFFPIIERKRKSVDDLIDIIRASKKGGSGTKGGNRTKGGSGLMDQTITSLIDVNPAGIIKSKRMTRALDHIKKRRSTKKKK; translated from the coding sequence ATGGGAGTGAAAGGCCTTTGGTCGATAGTATCCCCTGTGGGGGTTCGGGTAAATCCTGAGATTTTTACAGGGAAAAGAATAGCAATAGATGTAAGTATATGGCTATATGAATTGACATATGCAAATAATATGAAAGTACTTCGAAATAATTCCTTTGATCATTTAGgtatttttaatgatttgTGGTTAGATTTTTctgaaaatatgaataatgaaattaaaacagatagtttaaaaaaagcacacttatattttttttttttaagaatatgtAAACTGctttattataacataaGACCCATTTTTGTATTTGATGGGAATCCACCTGAActgaaaagaaaaactatATTTCAAAGAAGCATAAAAAGACGAAATCATGAAGAAAGATTTAAGAAAACTGccgaaaaattaatttataattattatcaaagaacattattaaaatctttgaaaaataaaaaaagcacGTCAAACAGGCAAATGGAGTATGAAAAAGGTGCTCTtgataaaaatggaataacGAATTATACAGCACCTCCATCTAATAATTTAGTAGAAATTTATGACAGCATTAAAGAAAAGGATGCATCTCTAAGTAGTATGGTTGAACAGGTTGGTAATGTTCAAGTAAGTGTGAAGGATGTTTTGAGTATTTGTAATGAtgatgatttaaaaaaaatacaaaataaagtgTTTACGTTAACTGATATGGATATTCTTACGAAACTGAGTGACCAGAATGAAGTGTCGAATAGAAGCAGATTAACGAATGATAATAAAGAGgtggagaaaaaaaaagacacgATGGAAACTTCAGGGCGAACGGAGGATAATGAAATGTGTGGTAAGGACCACGTAGATGTGGAAAATGGTGATAGTGATGTtcataatgataatgaagGGGACAAGGATGAGAATGACAATGAGAATGACAATGCCAGTGAGAATGAGGAAATACCCGCTATTAGGAATAATGATAATGCTAACAACATTGATAACGAAATAAACGAAGAAattgtaagaaaaaaaatcattgctaggaagaaatattatgaaaacattcccaaaaattttaaaggcTTTTTATGTATGAGAAGACCGGTAGATATTATTGATATAAGCAATTATAATACGGACATTATGGAGTTTACAGAAAGGTTAAAGGTAAACGATGGAAAATATGGTCGTAAGGGAAACACAGACaatataacttttaaaaaatatggcaCTTCATCAAACATTGTTGGAACTATGGTACAGGTCGACGAAAAGGGGAGAGACGATTTTATGCACGGAAGAACAGGTTACTACACGGGAGGTAGCAAAGAGAATAGGGTTGAGAATTGTGGTGAATGTAGCGGCTCCAATAGTAGTTACAATTACGatggaaataataatgatagtgCAGGAGAAGGTAACGTGTTCGACATAGAGCACATACACTCATCGAATGATACTTTATATAGGACGGTAGCAAGAGATAACTATAGCACAGGTGCTAATGCAGGTGATAGCACAAAAGCCATTGCTAACGTAGGTGTTAACGTTGGAGCTGACGTTGATTCGGATGATAGGCCCAGTGAAAAGAGCGTTGGGTCTAATGTAGAGAAGGGGAAAAAAGACATAAACATACTGGAACTGCCATCTACTATTAGCAGTTCCAACCTTTTCCTAGATGGCAAGGATGAATACAAAGtgtattatgtaaataatgaggaaattaaaatacccatgtttaaagaaattaataaagaaatatttgaaaagCTTCCAATTAAATTGCAGTATCAAATTCTACAAGATATAAAGGAAGAGTGGTATACAGATAATAGAATAAAAGCAATAAAATCTAAAGATAACATGGACATATTTTCACAAGTGCAATTAGAAACTTATGTAAGGATGATAAAAACAGATTtcgaaatagaaaaattaaaaataaaaatggccGAGAATATTCAAAATGTGGAAGGGGAactaattataaataaagagCTGTCCAAACGTTTTGATAGTTTGCATATTAGGGattataatgatattaaaaagatgaagaaaaggaagaggaagaaatatataaatgatatactTAATAATTGCTACTTTGAGAATCAGAGTGGCGCTTATGAGGACCTATACATTAAGGAGGAGGGGGGAGAGAAAGAAATGGGGGTAGTATCATTGATAGAGATAGGAGCAGGGGAAGGAGCAGTAACTATGGATGTAGCGGAGGAAGAATCACAGGCTGGTAATGACGAATACACGAAAAGACATAACAGAGAAATAGATGAAAGTTGTAATACAAAAGAATGGAATAAAGGTGTAGAATTACGGACTATTCAAATgcgtatttttaaaaaagaggaaactgaagaggaaaaaaaaaaagcgttcataaaaatggaaaacgAATTTAGAAAAGATCTCTTACTAGATGATAAGGAAATTTTTGGTAACGATTTTTTGGACATGGTGGTTGTAAATCAGAAGgaagatttaaaaaacatgaaCAGTTCAGGTGATGATAAATTTATTCCAAAGTGTAATCAGGAAAGAGAAAAGGAAGCAGTTAAGTACATTGATCTAATTGATGTTGAATGTGAATCGAGTAAGAGGTATAGGAAAAGTGTAAGTAATGCCCCTTATGGAGaggtaataaatatatgtggaGAAGAGAAGGCTGTGGATATAGGTGAAcacaatgaaataaaaagcGTCCTATTAGACAAGACTAACGGGGAAAGTGGACAGTTAAAAGAAGCATCATTAATTCATGATATTGAAGGAACAGAAGAGAGGAGAAATGGAGCATCCAGCGAGTTATCTAGTTATGTTGTCGTTGATGATGATGAAGTTGACAGTGATCATGTTGTTCATgttgatgatgatgatgatgatgatgatgatgataatgatgataatgatgataatgatGATGTTGTTCATGTTGATgttgatgatgatgatgatgatgataatgatgatgatgataatgatgatgatgataatgTTGTTCATGTTGttgatgatgataataatgttCAGGGAGATAATGATGACGACTTTGAAAATTGCAGTGTTCAGGAAAAGGAAGTTTTTGATGATAGGGCCTTGCATCATGGTCAAGATGTTGAAATAGATTTAACATATGAGGATGAACTGCCTGATGGGGGTAGAAAGATGGATGTCAGTGAGTTGGCGATGGATGACCCGTTTGAAAGGGTAAGTCgagataataatgatgaagaTGGCAATGAAGCAAATGATGAAGATGGTGGTGTTGTCTTTGCATGTGTGAGCAACGCAGATCGGGATATCAACAGCTTAGATGGTAGTAGAATTCGTAGCTGTAGTAGCAATGTAAGCGAAAGTGCTGCAGGGAAAGGGGGGAACAACGAAGTTTATATCTGCACTACTGACAACTGCAAATATGGTTACGAAGATGAAGATGAAAACAGattcaataataaaattatagaagAAAGTTCAGATATGAGAgaggataaaataaatgttttagAAGACCAACAGATGGAAGCAAAAGGCCCAGTTGACCGTGATAAGGAGGGGGACTACGAACCAATTAACAGATCGATTGATAAGTTAGCGTTCCAACAAGAATGTGAAGAGAGtaaacaaaatgaagaaattaaaggggagaaaaaatgtattaatgaGCATTTTTCGGAAAGTCCACATGATGATGGTAAACAAATGAATGCTCCAGATGAATTGATAAAAGTAAGGAGTAGAAAAAGTTTTCTTACCAAAGAGGAAATTAATAACTTGTTATTAAACAAAGGGGATATAAGTAATGTGGGAAAGGAAGTAAGTCATTTTGAACTTATACTAAACACTAAGGAGTTGATGGACAAATTTACAGCAGAAATGGATGGCGGTGGAGATGATGCTATAGATGGCAATAGACACTTCGAGCAGAGTGAGAGTGTGCAGCACATGGACCAAGACGACTGTGCATATTTTGAATATCTGGAGGATAGTAAAGTCATTGACTCATACATAAACGAAACgaataaagaaaaggatgagttgataaaagaatataaaaaattaaaaaagaacaatatagaaataaatgaTGAAATGAATGATGATATTAAACTATTGCTAAACTTTTTTGGAATTCCATATGTACAGTCTCCATGTGAAGCAGAAGCTCAATGTTCATACTTAAATAATCAGAATTATTGTGATGCTATTATAAGCGATGATTCTGATGTATTAGTATTTAGTGGAAAgacaattataaaaaatttttttaatagaaaaaaaacagtAGAAGTATATGAAAAGAAATTGATAGAAGATAAACTAGGTTTATATCAGGaagaattaattaatatatcattattatgtGGATGTGATTATACTATTGGTGTATATGGGATAGGTATAGTGAATGCGttagaaataattaaagCTTTTCCTAGTTTTgatgatttaaaaattttaaaagaaatagttTCTAATCCTTTTAGAGATATAAATATGGATAACTATAATGAtgatataaaacattttttagaaactcataaaaattataaattgaaTTGGGTATTTCCAAATAATTTCCCAGATAGACAAGTATATAAATGCTTTAAATACCCCAAGGTATGTactgatattaaaaaatttgaatggCATTTTCCAAACATCAGCCATATTACGAAATTTCTAAATACTGCTACCAACATTCCTgaggaaaaaatttttaacgtTCTTAACCCTATTTTACTTAAGTACGATATCAAGGTTCGAAGTTACCAACTCAAAATCGAAGATTTCTTTCCCATCATTGAGCGGAAGCGAAAGAGTGTCGATGATTTGATCGACATTATTCGAGCAAGCAAAAAGGGGGGAAGCGGTACAAAGGGTGGAAATAGAACGAAGGGGGGAAGTGGCTTAATGGACCAGACTATTACCTCTTTGATTGATGTTAACCCCGCTGGCATAATTAAGTCGAAGCGGATGACAAGGGCCTTGGACCACATAAAGAAGAGGAGGAGCACTAAGAAAAAGAAGTAG
- the SufE gene encoding cysteine desulfuration protein SufE, putative produces MNSKKIKKICFIYIQIIICLCSILIKSIKNGKYMNHNTNKENILRITKKGILLYRKKKIQKSKHDSLLYIKNYKLRNGKGKNVLKDIFNQLVGNQSPENSNIEYYNLTPKLKKTVQFFQSIPNNPFHKSQQVILMGKKCPHMPEELKNRENQVLGCQSTVYIYPKVESCDGKKIIAWLGDSGTIYRTSQIMYGLLTKGIVYILVDGLSGYTPEEILKVNPNFITLTGISEFLTMSRINGYLNIMNKIKAFSTNIMKSNGR; encoded by the exons ATGAATagtaagaaaataaaaaaaatttgctttatatatatacaaattattatatgcttatgttcaattttaattaagtctatcaaaaatggaaaatatatgaaccATAATACTAACAAAGAAAATATCTTaagaattacaaaaaaaggaattttattatatagaaaaaaaaaaatacaaaaatctAAACACGATtcattgttatatataaaaaattataaactaAGAAATGGGAAAGgcaaaaatgttttaaaggATATCTTTAACCAATTAGTCGGAAATCAGTCTCCTGAAAATTCAAATATTGAATACTATAACTTAACgccaaaattaaaaaaaacggTTCAGTTTTTTCAGTCAATTCCTAATAACCCGTTTCacaa aagTCAACAAGTAATATTGATGGGGAAGAAGTGTCCACATATGCccgaagaattaaaaaacagGGAAAACCAGGTTTTG GGGTGCCAATCAACAGTGTATATCTACCCGAAAGTGGAATCGTGTGatgggaaaaaaattattgcatGGCTAGGTGATTCGGGTACTATTTATCGTACTTCTCaaattatgt ACGGATTATTAACTAAAGGcatagtttatattttagttgATGGTTTGAGCGGGTATACCCcagaagaaatattaaaggTAAACCCTAATTTTATTACGCTAACTGGTATTTCGGAATTTTTAACAATGAGCAGAATAAATGGATATTTAAAcattatgaacaaaataaaggcATTTTCCACAAATATTATGAAGAGTAATGGACGCTga
- the PAT gene encoding pantothenate transporter, putative: MNKGSYMGGRNNAQTESNILVEETEKLVGSYPFNNVLDDHLKKSNSGVNNSGNVIKKKKSNNNNNNNSAFHKSLAVVNVAAGLDGCDDQLLPASFRALEADLNLHPSLLGYITLAQTLMLSLFSPIWGFLSDKYSRKWMLVFGTALWGVATVLLAHINDFAQILFFRAINGLALGSIGPISQSILADAAKNESLGLSFGLVQLSSSIGRLIGGVVTTTVALKYFAGIRGWRLCFMLVGILSILLSIVVTLFVDDAPRQVRKKPKTEYLDEDNNTYGSTNTIGGTTEGRISAKHTQSYILYRNVIELLKDSLSKRSIIIILLEGFTGTIPWLALSFNTMFFQYCGLSDLQAAIITGFLLIGSALGGVIGGHFGDIMHDISNKHGRPFLGQLAMFGRVPLVVLTYLIIPKTKESFELFALSCFFLGLSSIAGVAVNRPIVSDIIRPDYRGTVFSLTIAVEGVGSSLIGAPLFGYLAEKVFKYENNNLLISEMPEEIRKNNAEALSKTLLYLTVVPWILSFVFYSLLHFTYGKEYAQMNEIIETEYKYDDEDEETIAEKLKM, translated from the coding sequence ATGAATAAAGGTTCATATATGGGTGGTAGAAACAATGCACAGACGGAGAGCAATATATTAGTCGAGGAAACAGAGAAGCTTGTAGGTTCCTATCCTTTTAATAATGTGTTAGATGACCACTTGAAAAAGAGTAACTCAGGTGTAAATAATAGTGGGaacgtaataaaaaaaaaaaaaagtaataataataataataataattctgcATTTCATAAATCACTCGCTGTGGTAAATGTAGCAGCAGGTTTAGATGGATGTGATGATCAATTATTACCAGCAAGTTTCAGAGCATTAGAAGCAGATTTAAATTTACATCCTTCTTTATTAGGGTATATTACATTAGCTCAAACATTAATGTTAAGTTTATTTAGTCCTATATGGGGTTTTTTATCAGATAAATATTCAAGAAAGTGGATGCTTGTTTTTGGAACTGCTTTATGGGGTGTAGCTACAGTACTTCTAGCACACATAAATGATTTTGctcaaattttattttttagagcTATAAATGGTTTAGCGTTAGGTAGTATTGGTCCAATTTCTCAAAGTATATTAGCAGATGCTGCAAAAAATGAATCCTTAGGATTATCTTTCGGTCTAGTACAATTATCTTCAAGTATTGGCAGATTAATTGGAGGAGTTGTAACAACAACTGTggcattaaaatattttgcagGTATTAGAGGTTGGAGGTTATGTTTTATGCTTGTTGGTATATTGAGTATATTACTTAGTATCGTAGTAACTTTATTTGTAGATGATGCACCAAGACAAGTAAGGAAAAAACCTAAAACTGAATATTTAGATGAAGATAATAATACCTATGGTAGTACAAATACAATAGGAGGAACGACAGAGGGTAGAATAAGTGCAAAACATACacaatcatatatattatatcgaAATGTTATTGAATTACTTAAAGATAGTTTATCAAAAAGAAGTATTATCATAATTCTTTTAGAAGGGTTTACAGGTACAATTCCATGGTTAGCTTTAAGTTTTAATACAATGTTTTTTCAATATTGTGGATTAAGTGACTTACAAGCAGCTATCATAACTGGATTTTTACTTATCGGATCAGCATTAGGAGGAGTTATAGGTGGACATTTTGGGGATATAATGCATGATATTTCTAATAAACATGGAAGACCATTTTTAGGTCAACTAGCTATGTTTGGACGAGTACCACTTGTTGTATTAACATATCTTATCATAccaaaaacaaaagaaagttttgaattatttgccttatcttgtttttttcttgGTCTATCATCAATTGCAGGTGTAGCAGTTAATAGACCAATCGTATCAGATATTATTAGACCAGATTATAGAGGAACCGTATTTTCATTAACCATAGCAGTTGAAGGAGTAGGTTCATCACTTATAGGTGCACCATTATTTGGTTATTTAGCAGAAAAAGTTTTTAagtatgaaaataataatttattaatatctgAAATGCCAGAagaaattagaaaaaataatgccGAGGCACTTTCCAAAACATTGCTTTACCTTACTGTTGTACCATGGATTTTATCCTTTGTCTTTTATAGTCTTCTACATTTTACCTATGGTAAGGAATATGCACAGATGAACGAAATTATAGAAACTGAGTACAAATACGATGATGAAGACGAGGAAACAATTGCAGAGAAGCTAAAAATGTGA